A region of Salirhabdus salicampi DNA encodes the following proteins:
- a CDS encoding S8 family serine peptidase produces MKRLFSLLLAISFMLIGIASIHSSHASTEDDVHFTVVFEKEKIPKNANELIIGLGGEIVDTIPEIGVIQVKAPSEFGFEATKDKAIKVASPTLVIENPELETIPMETEKTETTGKMEKNNRGDQQEIDVASASLYEQYQWDIKRMTNNGASFEIETGNHDVVVGIIDSGIDLHHPDVTKNLLPGSKNYVPAGGLYGYDQSETGDINDVQDRNGHGTHVAGNIAGNGQILGIAPHIGFKAYRVFAAEGGAYSSWINKAMIDAANDGVDVISMSLGGIYVKGKVYWTNPDTGETYDYGNDVADYVAYMRAAQYANSKGVLVVAAAGNAALNATNKKEVTEFANELYDDYGYHFVGASFYTPASVPNIVTVSATGPTDELSLYSNYGSGFVDVAGVGGDYRTFLQYSEEDRVDEYIENQLYADEFNLSSVPVVEYEYNDNGTIKDYKYLYPGYSWYIGTSMATPKVSAVAALLKVKYGDVNPYKLKTLVQNTTEDLGKVGYDEHYGHGFVNAYKALQ; encoded by the coding sequence ATGAAAAGGTTATTTTCGTTACTGCTTGCGATCTCATTCATGTTGATTGGAATCGCATCCATTCATTCCTCTCACGCTTCCACAGAAGACGATGTTCATTTTACAGTTGTATTTGAAAAAGAAAAAATTCCCAAAAATGCGAACGAGTTGATAATAGGTTTAGGTGGGGAAATTGTAGATACGATCCCTGAAATTGGTGTGATTCAGGTTAAAGCACCAAGTGAGTTCGGCTTTGAAGCTACTAAGGATAAGGCTATCAAAGTAGCTTCTCCAACGCTTGTTATCGAAAACCCTGAATTAGAAACAATCCCTATGGAAACTGAAAAAACCGAAACAACTGGTAAAATGGAGAAAAATAACCGTGGGGACCAACAAGAAATAGACGTTGCTTCAGCTAGCTTATATGAACAGTACCAATGGGACATTAAACGTATGACGAACAACGGAGCAAGCTTTGAAATAGAAACTGGTAACCATGATGTTGTTGTTGGTATTATTGATTCCGGTATAGATTTGCACCATCCGGACGTTACGAAAAATTTATTACCTGGTTCGAAAAACTATGTTCCAGCTGGTGGATTATATGGCTATGACCAATCGGAAACTGGTGATATAAATGATGTACAGGATCGTAATGGACATGGTACACATGTAGCCGGTAATATTGCAGGGAATGGCCAAATTTTAGGGATTGCTCCTCATATAGGCTTTAAGGCATACCGTGTATTTGCTGCAGAAGGTGGAGCTTATTCCAGCTGGATCAATAAAGCGATGATTGATGCAGCAAACGATGGGGTAGACGTAATTTCGATGAGCTTAGGTGGAATTTATGTAAAAGGAAAAGTATATTGGACCAATCCAGACACAGGTGAAACGTATGACTATGGAAATGATGTAGCAGATTATGTAGCATATATGAGAGCTGCACAATACGCGAATAGCAAAGGGGTATTAGTTGTGGCTGCGGCAGGAAATGCTGCCTTAAATGCAACGAATAAAAAAGAAGTAACAGAATTTGCAAATGAATTGTATGATGATTATGGTTACCATTTTGTTGGAGCGAGCTTTTACACGCCTGCCTCGGTACCAAATATTGTGACGGTTTCGGCAACTGGTCCTACAGATGAGCTATCTTTATACTCTAACTACGGATCAGGCTTTGTTGATGTAGCAGGTGTTGGAGGAGATTATAGAACATTTTTGCAATATTCTGAAGAAGATCGCGTTGATGAATATATAGAAAATCAATTATATGCTGATGAATTCAACTTGAGTTCAGTACCAGTTGTGGAGTATGAATACAACGATAACGGAACCATTAAGGATTACAAATATTTATATCCTGGCTATTCATGGTATATTGGCACCTCAATGGCAACCCCAAAGGTGTCTGCTGTTGCTGCATTGTTGAAAGTAAAGTATGGAGACGTCAATCCATATAAACTAAAAACACTAGTACAAAATACAACAGAAGATCTCGGTAAAGTTGGTTATGATGAACATTATGGACACGGATTCGTCAACGCATATAAAGCATTACAATAG
- a CDS encoding DUF6366 family protein — MSLDRDTPKERRERLRQEELRNPSSSIHGSNLADLVGSLGWKGTGILILVIILAFIIYAVFFQ, encoded by the coding sequence ATGAGTTTAGATAGAGATACTCCAAAAGAAAGAAGAGAGAGGCTGCGACAAGAAGAATTAAGGAATCCCTCGAGTAGTATTCATGGGAGCAATCTTGCTGATTTAGTTGGTAGCTTGGGGTGGAAAGGCACTGGTATACTTATTCTCGTAATTATATTAGCGTTTATAATTTATGCCGTCTTCTTTCAGTAA
- a CDS encoding ring-cleaving dioxygenase, producing MNLKPLKGQHHVSALTANAKANYDFYTKILGMRLVKKTVNQDDTSVYHLFYADERGNPGTDLTFFEIPNAGNTYYGSNSISGTSLRVPKDDSLQYWMDRFNEFGVEYDSIQMDNGRATLHFRDHEGQRLILVSDEDNKGVAAGTPWEKGPVPLEHAIRGLGPVYLTVSREGRTERVLQDIMGYKEVSTYTNQNDNPVTVFETGEGGTGAEVHLEVRPDLPRERPGRGSVHHVAFRVDNEEELRKWVTRINEARIPNSGFVERYYFRSLYFREPNGILFELATDGPGFESDEPFESLGESLALPPFLEGKREQIEAKLVPLETKQSE from the coding sequence ATGAATTTAAAACCATTAAAAGGGCAACATCATGTGTCAGCACTAACGGCGAATGCGAAAGCTAACTATGACTTTTACACGAAAATACTAGGGATGAGGCTTGTAAAGAAAACAGTTAACCAGGATGACACATCAGTTTATCATCTATTTTATGCGGATGAGAGAGGAAATCCTGGTACTGATTTAACCTTTTTTGAAATTCCGAATGCTGGAAATACGTATTACGGCTCTAATAGCATTTCTGGAACATCTTTACGTGTTCCGAAGGATGATTCTCTTCAATATTGGATGGATCGGTTTAATGAATTTGGTGTTGAGTATGATAGTATCCAAATGGACAACGGACGTGCTACGTTACATTTTCGTGACCATGAAGGGCAACGATTAATCCTCGTTTCTGATGAAGACAATAAAGGGGTTGCAGCTGGAACTCCGTGGGAGAAAGGTCCTGTTCCTCTAGAACATGCCATTCGTGGATTAGGTCCTGTTTACCTAACTGTATCTAGAGAAGGTAGAACGGAACGAGTTTTACAGGACATCATGGGGTATAAAGAAGTTTCAACCTACACAAATCAAAATGACAATCCAGTTACCGTTTTCGAGACAGGTGAAGGCGGGACAGGTGCAGAAGTACATCTGGAGGTGCGCCCTGACTTACCTCGGGAAAGGCCTGGCCGTGGGAGTGTTCATCACGTAGCTTTTCGGGTTGATAATGAAGAAGAGTTAAGAAAGTGGGTAACCCGAATAAATGAAGCACGTATTCCAAACTCGGGCTTTGTTGAGAGATATTATTTCCGTTCGTTATATTTTCGCGAACCAAACGGCATATTATTTGAATTAGCCACAGATGGGCCAGGATTTGAATCAGATGAACCGTTTGAATCATTAGGAGAATCATTAGCATTACCCCCTTTTCTGGAAGGAAAACGTGAACAAATTGAGGCTAAACTAGTTCCTTTAGAAACGAAGCAGAGTGAGTAA
- a CDS encoding trimeric intracellular cation channel family protein: MIWDILTVIGTIAFGLSGALVARDPECDYDLLGIYTLGFCCAFGGGAIRNLLVGNPISQLWEQGSLFFIAFISITILIIFPAHLIKHWSKWGNFFDAIGLSAFAIQGALLVKEMGYPVSAIVVAAILTGTGGGVLRDLLARRQPLIFRDEIYALWALVAGLLIGLNIIQTDIGLYGLFASIVVLRLISLKYNWRLPRSSYLQREQMMESKGDQRFL, encoded by the coding sequence ATGATATGGGATATTTTAACGGTTATCGGAACAATAGCATTTGGTTTAAGTGGTGCACTTGTGGCCCGAGACCCTGAATGTGATTATGATTTATTAGGAATATACACTTTAGGCTTTTGTTGTGCTTTTGGTGGAGGCGCGATTCGGAATCTACTAGTAGGAAATCCAATTTCCCAATTGTGGGAGCAAGGTAGTTTGTTTTTTATTGCCTTTATATCAATAACAATTCTCATCATATTTCCAGCTCATTTAATTAAACATTGGAGTAAATGGGGCAATTTCTTTGACGCCATTGGGCTATCCGCATTTGCTATACAAGGTGCGCTGCTCGTAAAGGAAATGGGTTATCCAGTAAGTGCGATTGTTGTTGCGGCTATTTTAACGGGTACCGGTGGTGGTGTATTGCGGGATCTATTAGCTCGTAGACAACCACTTATTTTTAGGGATGAGATTTATGCCTTATGGGCCTTAGTGGCTGGGCTCTTGATCGGGTTAAATATTATCCAGACTGATATTGGACTGTATGGATTATTTGCCTCTATTGTTGTATTAAGGCTAATTTCATTAAAATACAATTGGCGGCTACCAAGATCCTCTTACTTACAGCGGGAACAAATGATGGAATCAAAAGGGGATCAACGATTTCTTTAA
- a CDS encoding YueI family protein → MKKAVDDYIQEGIYGAKETKPDERRRFLGSLRERTVLALTKAQVMKGLGQEEMKEEMRQHPKAKLLLNGQVHSRFFTPYKQIAKQMKVPYTNVSNRDAKSDLGAILTYDEAIDKEHIFLETTPNYEIKEEEKQKENIFQIIVKRLFSKK, encoded by the coding sequence ATGAAAAAAGCAGTTGATGACTATATACAAGAAGGAATTTATGGAGCGAAAGAAACAAAACCAGATGAAAGAAGACGATTTTTAGGTTCATTACGGGAAAGAACCGTTTTAGCATTAACAAAGGCACAAGTTATGAAAGGATTAGGACAAGAAGAAATGAAGGAGGAAATGCGTCAACATCCGAAAGCGAAATTATTGTTAAATGGGCAAGTTCATTCTCGTTTTTTTACACCGTATAAACAAATTGCAAAGCAGATGAAAGTTCCATATACAAATGTTTCTAACCGTGATGCAAAGTCTGATTTAGGTGCTATCTTAACCTATGATGAAGCCATTGATAAGGAACATATTTTTTTGGAAACTACACCAAACTATGAAATAAAGGAAGAGGAAAAGCAAAAAGAAAATATCTTTCAAATAATCGTGAAACGTTTGTTTTCCAAAAAGTAA
- a CDS encoding DUF2243 domain-containing protein, with the protein MERNDRNLFQAAFILGLGLLGAVDGIVFHQLLQWHHMVDHHNQIHMKIFSDGWFTILFSLLLVWGGVKIYRDAAKGELGTRPRTFLSGILIGGGVFNLVEGMINHHILQIHRVRPAAENPLLYDISFLIVGFLLVIIGLIVRRKKV; encoded by the coding sequence ATGGAACGGAATGATCGAAATTTATTTCAAGCAGCTTTTATATTAGGTTTAGGTTTGTTAGGAGCAGTAGACGGTATCGTATTTCACCAGTTATTACAATGGCATCACATGGTGGATCACCATAATCAAATTCACATGAAAATATTTTCTGACGGTTGGTTTACAATTTTATTTTCTCTTCTACTAGTATGGGGTGGGGTCAAGATTTATCGAGATGCTGCAAAAGGTGAGCTTGGTACAAGACCTCGTACTTTTTTGAGTGGTATACTCATAGGCGGAGGTGTCTTCAATTTAGTTGAAGGAATGATTAATCACCACATCTTGCAAATTCATCGGGTAAGACCAGCTGCTGAAAATCCACTATTGTATGATATTAGTTTTTTAATTGTCGGTTTTTTATTAGTTATAATTGGGCTTATCGTACGGAGAAAAAAGGTATAA
- a CDS encoding winged helix-turn-helix transcriptional regulator — translation MNNTQLCPKFEKAMQLIGKRWTGLILYKLLNGPQRFSEVESSLPISGRILSERLKELEEEKIVNRNVYAEVPVRVEYTLTEKGQELEPVIRHIQDWAMKWE, via the coding sequence TTGAATAATACTCAACTTTGTCCAAAGTTTGAAAAAGCGATGCAATTAATTGGAAAACGGTGGACCGGATTGATTTTGTATAAGCTTTTGAACGGTCCACAAAGGTTTTCTGAAGTCGAATCCTCCTTACCAATTAGCGGGAGAATTTTATCCGAAAGATTAAAAGAACTTGAAGAGGAAAAGATAGTAAACCGTAATGTGTATGCAGAGGTTCCTGTTCGTGTTGAGTACACTTTAACAGAAAAAGGACAAGAGTTAGAACCAGTTATTCGTCATATTCAAGATTGGGCGATGAAATGGGAATAA
- a CDS encoding XapX domain-containing protein, protein MKEIFLSTLAGMIIGIIFKLFKLPLPAPPVLAGVFGVFGVYLGGVVIDWIYKTFF, encoded by the coding sequence ATGAAAGAAATCTTTTTAAGTACATTAGCAGGTATGATTATCGGCATCATCTTTAAATTATTTAAATTGCCGTTACCCGCTCCACCCGTTTTAGCTGGAGTGTTTGGTGTCTTTGGTGTCTATTTAGGCGGGGTTGTAATTGATTGGATTTATAAAACGTTTTTCTAA
- a CDS encoding YceI family protein — protein MAKTKWSIDKAHSSVDFSAKHMMISTVRGTFQQFDATIEADPNDLTTASIEFSVDAASIDTKNADRDGHLKSADFLDVENHPTITFNATKVEKVDDGEYNVTGDLTIRGTTRSETFVARFEGQGKDPWGNEVVGFTGEGTVNRKDYGLTWNQVLETGGVLVGEKIKFFIEVEAMKQD, from the coding sequence ATGGCAAAAACAAAATGGTCTATTGACAAGGCACACAGCTCAGTTGACTTTTCAGCTAAGCATATGATGATTTCAACAGTGAGAGGAACTTTTCAACAATTTGATGCAACCATTGAAGCTGATCCAAATGACTTAACAACAGCAAGTATTGAGTTTTCTGTCGATGCTGCTAGCATTGATACGAAAAATGCAGATCGTGATGGACACTTAAAATCAGCCGATTTTCTTGATGTTGAAAATCATCCAACGATTACGTTTAACGCAACAAAGGTTGAAAAGGTGGATGACGGTGAGTATAACGTTACAGGTGACTTAACAATTCGTGGGACAACAAGAAGTGAAACGTTTGTGGCTCGTTTTGAAGGCCAAGGTAAAGACCCATGGGGTAATGAAGTAGTAGGATTTACCGGTGAAGGAACTGTAAACCGTAAAGACTACGGTTTAACTTGGAACCAAGTACTTGAAACGGGCGGCGTTTTGGTTGGAGAGAAAATTAAGTTCTTTATTGAAGTAGAGGCTATGAAGCAAGATTAG
- a CDS encoding FMN-dependent NADH-azoreductase yields MAKVLYITANPKSTNESFSLAVGEEFLKAYQEANPNDEVVHLDLYNVNIPYIDTDVFNGWGKLQQGSAFDQLSEEEKDKVSRINNFTDQFIEADKYVFVTPLWNFSFPPKMKAYIDTISIAGKTFKYTEEGPVGLLTDKKAIHIQARGGVYSEGPAKDMEFGDRYLQSVFAFLGIQSAGSVVAEGMAATPDKAEEIKANAIEKAKEVAKQF; encoded by the coding sequence ATGGCTAAAGTATTATACATTACAGCAAATCCAAAATCCACTAATGAATCTTTTAGTTTAGCAGTTGGAGAAGAATTTTTAAAAGCGTACCAAGAGGCAAACCCGAATGATGAGGTTGTCCACTTAGATTTATATAACGTGAATATCCCTTACATAGACACTGACGTGTTTAACGGTTGGGGTAAATTACAACAAGGTTCTGCATTTGATCAACTTAGTGAGGAAGAGAAAGATAAAGTAAGTCGCATTAACAATTTCACAGATCAGTTCATTGAAGCTGACAAATATGTATTCGTTACACCATTATGGAACTTTAGTTTCCCACCAAAAATGAAGGCATATATTGATACCATTTCAATTGCTGGTAAAACCTTTAAATATACCGAAGAAGGTCCTGTTGGATTATTAACCGACAAAAAAGCGATTCACATCCAAGCACGTGGCGGTGTATATTCTGAAGGCCCAGCAAAAGATATGGAATTCGGCGATCGTTATCTGCAAAGTGTATTCGCATTTTTAGGTATTCAATCAGCTGGTTCTGTTGTAGCTGAAGGTATGGCAGCAACCCCTGACAAAGCAGAAGAGATTAAAGCAAATGCTATTGAAAAGGCAAAAGAAGTAGCGAAACAGTTTTAA
- a CDS encoding GNAT family N-acetyltransferase, translated as MGNHRHVVLQTSVENIDWKELSELFQQVNWEGYNMENVEKAFRNSYIVCFAFIDNKLVGCGRSISDGVRYAAIYDVVVAPHMQGKGIGHKLVDSLLNHLKDIPFVHLTTTIGKETFYEQFGLRKHKTAMARYLDEQKANIYLEPRTM; from the coding sequence GTGGGGAATCATCGTCATGTTGTATTACAAACAAGTGTGGAAAATATAGATTGGAAAGAGCTAAGTGAATTATTTCAACAAGTAAACTGGGAAGGGTATAATATGGAAAATGTCGAAAAGGCCTTTCGAAATAGCTATATCGTTTGTTTTGCATTTATAGATAATAAATTAGTTGGGTGTGGTCGTTCTATATCTGATGGAGTAAGATACGCTGCAATATATGATGTTGTAGTAGCTCCGCATATGCAAGGGAAAGGAATCGGGCATAAACTAGTAGATTCCTTACTAAACCATTTAAAGGATATTCCTTTTGTGCATTTAACGACTACAATCGGCAAAGAAACCTTTTATGAACAGTTTGGTTTACGTAAACATAAAACGGCGATGGCTAGATATTTAGATGAACAGAAAGCAAATATTTATTTGGAACCACGGACTATGTAA